In Vibrio hippocampi, a single genomic region encodes these proteins:
- the focA gene encoding formate transporter FocA has protein sequence MNLNQFDSLLPPQMAERAAEIGLGKATKDPVKSFLLAISAGIHIGIAFVFYTIVTTGAADMSWGMTRFIGGVAFSLGLILVVVTGGELFTSSVLTLVARASGKISWLTLVKNWVVVYLGNLIGALLLVICMLVTKQYMFDHGQVGLNALAISQHKLHHGFWQAVALGIMCNVLVCIAVWMTFSGRTLTDKIIVMILPVAMFVSSGFEHCIANMFQVPMAIAIKTFAPAEFWQMTGANIADYADLNMLDFIINNLVPVTLGNIIGGGLFVGMWYWMIYLRDEQPLL, from the coding sequence ATGAACCTAAATCAATTTGACTCTTTGCTACCGCCACAAATGGCGGAACGCGCTGCCGAGATTGGACTCGGCAAAGCGACTAAAGATCCGGTTAAATCGTTTTTGCTGGCTATTTCAGCCGGGATCCATATCGGTATCGCATTTGTGTTTTACACCATCGTCACCACTGGTGCAGCGGATATGTCATGGGGCATGACGCGCTTTATTGGGGGTGTTGCTTTTAGTTTGGGACTTATCCTTGTGGTGGTCACGGGTGGAGAGCTGTTTACCAGTTCAGTACTGACTCTGGTCGCCAGAGCAAGCGGTAAAATCTCGTGGCTTACCTTGGTCAAAAACTGGGTTGTGGTTTATCTGGGTAACTTGATAGGCGCGCTGCTGTTGGTTATCTGCATGTTGGTGACCAAGCAATATATGTTTGACCATGGTCAGGTGGGGCTTAACGCGTTGGCGATTTCCCAGCACAAACTGCATCATGGGTTTTGGCAAGCGGTCGCATTGGGCATTATGTGTAATGTGCTGGTGTGTATCGCGGTATGGATGACCTTTAGTGGTCGTACTTTGACAGATAAAATTATCGTGATGATTCTGCCTGTTGCTATGTTTGTTTCTTCGGGGTTTGAACACTGTATCGCCAATATGTTTCAAGTACCGATGGCCATCGCGATTAAGACTTTTGCGCCTGCGGAATTTTGGCAGATGACCGGCGCAAACATTGCCGACTATGCCGACCTCAATATGCTGGACTTTATTATCAATAACTTAGTGCCCGTGACGCTGGGTAACATTATTGGCGGTGGTCTATTTGTTGGTATGTGGTATTGGATGATTTATCTTCGTGACGAACAGCCGTTGCTATAA
- a CDS encoding peroxiredoxin yields MIQQGQALPNAVLSELTENGMQQHKTEALFANKKVVLFAVPGAFTPTCSEAHLPGYVVLADQLKDKGVDLIACVAVNDAFVMQAWGEAQNASELLMLGDGSASFTKALGLEMDTGDFGGIRSQRYAMIIDNGVVTTLNVETGGEFEVSKAETILAAL; encoded by the coding sequence ATGATTCAACAAGGACAAGCTCTACCCAACGCAGTATTAAGTGAACTCACCGAAAACGGGATGCAACAACACAAAACCGAAGCGTTATTCGCCAACAAAAAAGTCGTGCTATTCGCCGTACCCGGCGCTTTCACTCCGACTTGCTCTGAAGCTCACCTACCCGGCTATGTGGTGCTGGCGGATCAACTTAAAGACAAAGGCGTTGATCTTATCGCGTGTGTCGCGGTCAATGATGCTTTCGTGATGCAGGCATGGGGCGAAGCACAAAATGCCTCTGAGCTACTAATGCTAGGAGATGGCAGTGCCAGTTTTACTAAGGCGCTGGGATTGGAGATGGATACGGGCGACTTTGGTGGTATTCGTTCTCAGCGTTACGCGATGATCATCGACAACGGCGTTGTCACTACGCTCAATGTGGAAACTGGCGGCGAGTTTGAAGTCAGTAAAGCGGAAACGATTCTCGCGGCGCTATAG
- a CDS encoding MATE family efflux transporter codes for MTLTHKDYFKIAFPFIVSTVTQPLLGAVDTAVIGQLGVAELIGGVAIGTVIMNTLYWLFGFFRVSTTGQSAIALGKNDPKEQATSLFRPFILALSVGIIFILLQSLIWQGAQWVIDPEAAVGANAKIYFDIMIFGAPFVLLNYTLIGWLMGQAKAKETLFTQVFGNVLNIVLDIIFVLYFDWGIAGVAYATLIAQISTFAIGAFLVLRTCQFSLFDYLGTASMSKADLKVIVSSNMDLLLRTVCILIFFNMMARVGSQLGADVLAANAILMQVTFIVSYMFDGVANASSVFAGKAVGQKNIGLLKSVIKMNTVWTTGFVVVLTLLTILFKQHIVTLFTELPALVAIYNQMSPWLLVFPLVAGYGLTFYGIFTGTGTTRPVRNSSAVTLLLFLTVQYFMVPVWGNHGLWLGFTLFYVGRFIFLYPYIGLVKGKCCE; via the coding sequence ATGACCCTAACTCATAAAGATTATTTTAAAATTGCCTTCCCGTTTATTGTTTCCACCGTCACTCAGCCTTTGCTGGGGGCAGTGGACACGGCTGTTATTGGTCAGTTGGGTGTTGCCGAACTGATTGGCGGTGTTGCGATTGGTACGGTGATCATGAACACCCTCTATTGGTTGTTTGGTTTTTTCCGTGTCAGTACCACCGGTCAAAGTGCGATTGCTTTGGGGAAAAACGATCCCAAAGAGCAGGCAACCAGTCTGTTTAGACCGTTTATTCTTGCCCTGTCGGTGGGGATAATTTTTATCTTACTGCAATCGCTGATCTGGCAAGGAGCGCAGTGGGTGATCGACCCGGAAGCCGCGGTGGGAGCCAACGCGAAAATCTATTTTGATATTATGATTTTTGGCGCGCCTTTTGTGTTACTCAACTACACCTTGATCGGTTGGTTAATGGGGCAGGCGAAAGCGAAAGAGACCCTGTTTACTCAAGTGTTTGGTAACGTGTTGAACATCGTGCTGGATATTATTTTTGTACTCTATTTTGATTGGGGAATTGCTGGCGTTGCCTATGCGACCTTGATTGCGCAGATCAGCACGTTTGCTATTGGTGCCTTCCTTGTGCTGCGCACCTGCCAGTTTTCGCTGTTTGATTATCTGGGTACTGCAAGCATGAGTAAGGCAGATCTGAAAGTAATTGTGTCGTCTAATATGGACCTGTTGCTGCGCACGGTTTGTATTCTGATTTTCTTTAATATGATGGCGCGAGTCGGCTCCCAACTGGGCGCGGATGTGCTGGCGGCGAACGCGATTTTGATGCAAGTGACCTTTATTGTCAGCTATATGTTTGATGGTGTCGCCAATGCCTCAAGCGTGTTTGCAGGCAAAGCGGTAGGGCAGAAGAATATCGGTCTACTTAAATCCGTGATTAAGATGAACACGGTATGGACCACAGGATTTGTGGTCGTGCTGACCTTGTTGACGATACTGTTTAAGCAGCATATTGTCACTCTGTTTACCGAGTTGCCAGCGCTTGTCGCGATCTATAACCAGATGTCACCATGGTTACTGGTGTTCCCACTGGTGGCAGGCTATGGATTAACGTTTTACGGCATCTTTACCGGGACAGGCACCACAAGACCGGTCAGAAATTCCAGTGCCGTGACCTTGTTGCTGTTTCTTACGGTGCAGTATTTTATGGTGCCGGTATGGGGTAACCACGGTTTGTGGCTTGGGTTTACTCTGTTTTACGTTGGGCGGTTTATCTTCTTGTACCCTTACATCGGGCTAGTGAAGGGTAAGTGTTGCGAGTAA
- a CDS encoding ABC transporter ATP-binding protein gives MLIDIKAVTKSFKTDNSWLFSTTQQVINGVSLTINYGECVGIVGESGSGKSTLGKLILGLEPVDSGEIVFNDELASLSTHKALSVVFQDYNTSVNPRLTVKEIINEPLIKEKLSKKQRQTLLEELLFEVGLSADMLTRYPHQLSGGQLQRVCIARAIAPNPKFILLDEAVSSLDVSVQVQILELLARLKQQRGIAYLFITHDIAVASYLCDRLMFFKDGMIVERVEDMRQLTQVKDPYTQQLLAAASYLELPFESELK, from the coding sequence ATGTTAATTGATATAAAAGCCGTGACTAAATCCTTTAAAACCGACAATAGTTGGTTGTTTTCGACCACTCAGCAAGTCATTAACGGTGTCTCTTTAACCATTAATTACGGGGAGTGCGTCGGTATCGTGGGTGAGTCGGGCAGCGGAAAGAGCACTCTCGGCAAACTGATACTTGGACTAGAGCCAGTCGATAGCGGTGAGATTGTCTTTAACGATGAGTTGGCGAGTCTGTCAACGCACAAGGCGCTCAGTGTGGTGTTCCAAGACTACAACACCTCGGTCAACCCACGATTAACCGTGAAAGAGATCATCAACGAACCTTTGATCAAAGAGAAACTCAGCAAAAAGCAGCGACAGACGCTGCTGGAGGAGTTACTGTTTGAAGTCGGTTTAAGCGCTGACATGTTGACTCGTTATCCTCATCAATTGAGTGGTGGTCAACTACAGCGTGTCTGTATCGCCAGAGCCATTGCCCCTAACCCTAAGTTTATCTTATTGGATGAAGCGGTCAGTTCATTGGATGTGTCGGTTCAAGTTCAGATACTGGAACTGCTCGCACGTCTAAAGCAGCAGCGAGGTATCGCTTATCTATTCATTACCCACGATATTGCCGTTGCCAGTTATTTATGTGATCGCCTGATGTTTTTTAAAGACGGCATGATCGTTGAGCGCGTCGAGGATATGCGCCAATTAACGCAAGTCAAAGACCCTTATACCCAACAGCTTCTAGCCGCTGCCAGTTACCTAGAGCTTCCTTTTGAATCCGAGTTGAAGTAA